A portion of the Glycine max cultivar Williams 82 chromosome 10, Glycine_max_v4.0, whole genome shotgun sequence genome contains these proteins:
- the LOC100802358 gene encoding pectin acetylesterase 9 isoform X2 — protein sequence MDFVVAFALLCLFTMEPWRVLSQQQQRLLVNMTLVPNARASGALCLDGSLPAYHLHRGFGAGKDNWLLQFEGGGWCNDLKSCLERATTRRGSTRYMTKWEVFSGILSNSATLNPDFYNWNRVKLRYCDGASFTGDAVFTNKTTTLHFKGQRIWEAIIRDLLPQGLGKARKALLSGCSAGGLATFHHCDAFAKYLPTNASVKCLSDAGFFLDERDISLNHTMRYNFKSLVQLQGIEKNLNRNCTRALYFPDLCFFPQYALRYISTPYFILNSAYDVFQFTHILVPPSADMRGHWKHCKANLAECTTEQIDTLQGFRLDMLGALRPFYMNSRRGGMFINSCFAHCQSELQETWFGDDSPRINNKTIAEAVGDWYFSRNLSKEIDCAYPCDATCHNLIP from the exons ATGGATTTCGTCGTGGCGTTCGCATTATTGTGTCTATTCACGATGGAGCCATGGCGCGTTCTCTCGCAGCAGCAACAGAGACTTCTCGTGAACATGACGCTCGTTCCAAACGCTCGTGCTAGCGGTGCTC TTTGTTTGGACGGAAGTTTACCGGCGTATCACTTGCACAGAGGATTTGGAGCTGGTAAAGACAACTGGCTTCTACAATTTGAG GGAGGTGGATGGTGCAATGACTTGAAATCATGCTTGGAGAGAGCCACAACTAGGAGGGGTTCAACACGTTATATGACCAAGTGGGAGGTGTTCTCTGGTATTTTAAGCAATAGTGCTACCCTTAATCCAG ATTTTTACAATTGGAACCGTGTGAAGCTGAGATATTGTGATGGAGCTTCATTTACTGGAGACGCTGTGTTCACTAACAAG ACAACAACACTTCATTTCAAAGGGCAAAGAATTTGGGAAGCCATTATTCGCGACCTTTTACCACAGGGTTTGGGAAAGGCACGGAAG GCTTTGCTTTCAGGTTGCTCAGCAGGAGGGTTAGCGACCTTTCACCATTGTGACGCCTTCGCCAAGTATTTGCCAACGAATGCTAGTGTTAAATGCTTGAGTGATGCCGGTTTTTTTCTTGATGA AAGAGATATCAGTTTGAATCACACTATGAGGTATAATTTCAAAAGTCTAGTTCAATTGCAG GGGATAGAGAAGAACCTGAACAGAAATTGTACCAGAGCACTGTACTTTCCAGACTTG TGCTTCTTTCCACAATATGCGTTGAGATACATATCAACACCATATTTTATCTTGAACTCTGCCTATGATGTATTCCAG TTCACTCATATATTGGTGCCACCCTCTGCTGATATGCGCGGACACTGGAAACACTGCAAGGCAAACCTGGCAGAGTGTACAACAGAACAAATTGATACATTGCAAG GTTTTAGGCTAGACATGCTTGGAGCTTTGAGACCGTTCTATATGAATTCAAGAAGAGGGGGGATGTTCATAAATTCATGTTTTGCTCATTGCCAAAGTGAACTACAAGAAACATGGTTTGGGGATGATTCTCCAAGAATAAACAATAAG ACTATTGCCGAAGCTGTTGGTGATTGGTATTTTAGTAGAAACTTAAGCAAGGAAATAGACTGTGCATATCCTTGTGATGCAACTTGTCATAATCTTATACCGTAA
- the LOC100802358 gene encoding pectin acetylesterase 9 isoform X1 → MDFVVAFALLCLFTMEPWRVLSQQQQRLLVNMTLVPNARASGALCLDGSLPAYHLHRGFGAGKDNWLLQFEGGGWCNDLKSCLERATTRRGSTRYMTKWEVFSGILSNSATLNPDFYNWNRVKLRYCDGASFTGDAVFTNKTTTLHFKGQRIWEAIIRDLLPQGLGKARKALLSGCSAGGLATFHHCDAFAKYLPTNASVKCLSDAGFFLDERDISLNHTMRYNFKSLVQLQGIEKNLNRNCTRALYFPDLCFFPQYALRYISTPYFILNSAYDVFQQFTHILVPPSADMRGHWKHCKANLAECTTEQIDTLQGFRLDMLGALRPFYMNSRRGGMFINSCFAHCQSELQETWFGDDSPRINNKTIAEAVGDWYFSRNLSKEIDCAYPCDATCHNLIP, encoded by the exons ATGGATTTCGTCGTGGCGTTCGCATTATTGTGTCTATTCACGATGGAGCCATGGCGCGTTCTCTCGCAGCAGCAACAGAGACTTCTCGTGAACATGACGCTCGTTCCAAACGCTCGTGCTAGCGGTGCTC TTTGTTTGGACGGAAGTTTACCGGCGTATCACTTGCACAGAGGATTTGGAGCTGGTAAAGACAACTGGCTTCTACAATTTGAG GGAGGTGGATGGTGCAATGACTTGAAATCATGCTTGGAGAGAGCCACAACTAGGAGGGGTTCAACACGTTATATGACCAAGTGGGAGGTGTTCTCTGGTATTTTAAGCAATAGTGCTACCCTTAATCCAG ATTTTTACAATTGGAACCGTGTGAAGCTGAGATATTGTGATGGAGCTTCATTTACTGGAGACGCTGTGTTCACTAACAAG ACAACAACACTTCATTTCAAAGGGCAAAGAATTTGGGAAGCCATTATTCGCGACCTTTTACCACAGGGTTTGGGAAAGGCACGGAAG GCTTTGCTTTCAGGTTGCTCAGCAGGAGGGTTAGCGACCTTTCACCATTGTGACGCCTTCGCCAAGTATTTGCCAACGAATGCTAGTGTTAAATGCTTGAGTGATGCCGGTTTTTTTCTTGATGA AAGAGATATCAGTTTGAATCACACTATGAGGTATAATTTCAAAAGTCTAGTTCAATTGCAG GGGATAGAGAAGAACCTGAACAGAAATTGTACCAGAGCACTGTACTTTCCAGACTTG TGCTTCTTTCCACAATATGCGTTGAGATACATATCAACACCATATTTTATCTTGAACTCTGCCTATGATGTATTCCAG CAGTTCACTCATATATTGGTGCCACCCTCTGCTGATATGCGCGGACACTGGAAACACTGCAAGGCAAACCTGGCAGAGTGTACAACAGAACAAATTGATACATTGCAAG GTTTTAGGCTAGACATGCTTGGAGCTTTGAGACCGTTCTATATGAATTCAAGAAGAGGGGGGATGTTCATAAATTCATGTTTTGCTCATTGCCAAAGTGAACTACAAGAAACATGGTTTGGGGATGATTCTCCAAGAATAAACAATAAG ACTATTGCCGAAGCTGTTGGTGATTGGTATTTTAGTAGAAACTTAAGCAAGGAAATAGACTGTGCATATCCTTGTGATGCAACTTGTCATAATCTTATACCGTAA